The Hemiscyllium ocellatum isolate sHemOce1 chromosome 27 unlocalized genomic scaffold, sHemOce1.pat.X.cur. SUPER_27_unloc_2, whole genome shotgun sequence genome includes a region encoding these proteins:
- the LOC132807650 gene encoding deleted in malignant brain tumors 1 protein-like produces the protein MEQGASMGSYTGFDESWSPRLVNGRNRCDGQVEVYYKGSWGRVQDTLWDLNAAHVVCRQLGCGYALETQNSSNYGVSDERPWVHSIQCHGQESQLRDCNIANPLNSSVTDSGGVGILCSEHKEMRLVNGKHRCEGRVEVFYNDAWGTVCSENLDFHDGEVICKQLECGALHYVDYYTQLFGAGTGPIWLDDVECLSHEPTLWQCKRNPWGQHNCEHREDAGVVCSDSQHSVSLVGGSSNCSGRVEILCDKGWGTLCGDSWDTTDANVVCRQLGCGFAVSARGGPTVSQGKGVTWQNDVKCKGSESNLYDCLSQEPMQSECNHKEIASVICSVPHFHGADARIQDQRKDEVHFSVII, from the exons ATGGAGCAGGGTGCATCCATGGGATCCTACACAGGCTTTG ATGAAAGTTGGTCACCAAGACTGGTGAATGGGAGAAACCGCTGTGATGGTCAAGTTGAGGTTTACTACAAGGGAAGCTGGGGCAGAGTGCAGGACACCCTGTGGGATCTGAATGCTGCTCATGTTGTGTGCAGGCAGCTGGGATGCGGTTATGCCTTAGAAACGCAGAACTCTTCTAACTACGGGGTGAGTGATGAACGTCCGTGGGTGCATAGTATCCAGTGTCATGGACAGGAATCACAGCTCCGGGACTGCAATATCGCCAACCCTTTGAACTCGTCTGTCACTGACAGCGGTGGCGTTGGCATCCTCTGTTCAG AACACAAGGAGATGCGGCTGGTGAATGGAAAGCATCggtgtgaggggagagtggaaGTGTTCTACAATGACGCCTGGGGAACGGTGTGTTCCGAAAATCTGGATTTCCACGATGGGGAAGTGATTTGTAAGCAGTTGGAGTGCGGTGCTCTCCACTACGTTGATTATTATACTCAGTTATTCGGAGCAGGAACGGGACCTATTTGGCTCGATGACGTGGAGTGCCTGTCACACGAGCCAACCCTGTGGCAATGTAAGAGAAATCCGTGGGGTCAACACAACTGCGAACACAGGGAAGATGCAGGTGTTGTTTGTTCAG ATTCGCAACACAGCGTGAGCCTGGTTGGAGGAAGCAGCAACTGTTCTGGGAGAGTGGAAATCTTGTGCGATAAAGGCTGGGGCACGTTGTGTGGTGATTCCTGGGATACAACTGATGCCAATGTTGTCTGCAGACAGCTGGGATGTGGCTTTGCTGTATCGGCCAGAGGAGGGCCCACTGTTTCTCAGGGTAAAGGCGTTACTTGGCAGAATGACGTGAAGTGTAAGGGAAGCGAATCCAACCTATACGACTGCCTCTCCCAGGAACCAATGCAAAGCGAGTGCAATCACAAGGAAATTGCCAGTGTGATCTGTTCTG TTCCTCACTTTCATGGTGCTGATGCCAGAATTCAAGATCAGCGAAAGGATGAAGTGCACTTCTCAGTCATCATTTGA